Below is a genomic region from Pyrinomonadaceae bacterium.
CACTACGCGCACGTGGACTGTCCGGGTCACGCCGACTATGTGAAGAACATGATCACCGGCGCGGCGCAGATGGACGGCGCGATTCTGGTGGTGGCCGCGACCGATGGTCCGATGCCGCAGACCCGAGAGCACATCCTGCTCGCGCGCCAGGTAGGGGTGCCGGCAATGGTGGTGGCGCTGAATAAGGTCGATGCGGTTGACGATCCGGAGTTGCTCGAGCTGGTGGAGCTGGAAGTCAGAGAACTGCTCAGCGCTTATGAGTTCCCGGGTGACGACATTCCGGTGGTGAAGGTTTCGGCCTTGAAAGCCCTGGACGGCGACGAGACATGGGAAAAGACGATTATCGAGCTCATGGACGCGGTTGACTCTTATATTCCGACGCCGGCCCGCGACATCGACAAGCCGTTTTTGATGCCGGTGGAAGACATCTTCACGATTCAGGGCCGCGGCACGGTGGCCACGGGAAGAGTTGAGCGCGGCAAGGTGAAAGTGAACGAAGCGGTTGAGATCGTCGGCATCCGGCCCACCACCAAGACGGTGGTGACGGGCGTGGAGATGTTCAAGAAGCTGCTGGATGAAGGCACGGCCGGCGACAACGTTGGGTTGCTGCTGCGTGGGGTGGAAAGAAAAGACATTGAGCGTGGGCAGGTAGTTTCAAAGCCGGGCTCGATAACGCCGCACACGAAGTTCAAGGCGGAAGCATATGTGCTGACAAAGGAAGAAGGCGGACGCCATACCCCGTTCTTCACCGGGTATCGGCCGCAGTTCTACTTCCGGACCACGGACGTGACGGGAGTGGCGCATCTGCCGGAGGGCGTGGAGATGGTGATGCCCGGCGACAACATTCAGATGGACATCGAGTTGATTGCCCCGATCGCCATGGAGAAAGGTCTGCGCTTCGCCATTCGTGAAGGTGGCCGCACCGTCGGCGCCGGCACCGTTGCTGAAGTTGTGGAATAGGTAGGTGCGCACGCCTCTGGCGTGCAGTAACAGAAGCGCGCCGGAGGCGCGCGTACCGAATATGCTGAACGAGAAAATCAGAATCAGGCTCAAGGCCTACGATCATCGCGTGCTGGATCAATCGACGACGGAAATCGTCGAGACTGCGAAGCGCACCGGCGCGCGCGTGGCTGGACCGATTCCTTTGCCGACGGTGAAGAACAAGTGGACGGTGCTCCGTTCGCCCCACGTCGACAAGAAGTCGCGCGAGCAGTTTGAAATCAGAACGCACAAGCGCCTGATGGATATTCTCGACCCAACCCCGCAGACGGTTGATGCGCTGATGAAGCTCGATCTGCCGGCCGGTGTTGATGTTGAGATTAAGGCCTTTGGAAAGAGCTAGAGCATTGGTTCATTGATTCATTTGTTCATTGATCCATTTAAACGAAATGATTAACGGAATCATCGGCAAGAAAATCGGCATGACGCAGATCTTTGCGGCAGATGGCGCGGTCACTCCGGTGACGGTCATTAAGGCCGGGCCGTGCATCGTCGTGCAGAAGAAATCGGCGGGCGGCAAGGACGGTTATGACGCGGTGCAGATCGGTCTGGTTGAGGATCGCCCTGTGAAGCTGAAGAACGTGACCAAGCCAATGCGTGGCCACTTCGAGAAGACTGGCGGCGGCATGCCTCCGACGCGCATTCTCAAAGAGTTTCGGGTCGAAGCTTCGGACGACAGCACGAACGTCGGTGACAAGATTCTGGTCGATCAGTTTGCGGACGGGGACGTGGTGGACGTGGTCGGCAA
It encodes:
- the tuf gene encoding elongation factor Tu; this translates as HYAHVDCPGHADYVKNMITGAAQMDGAILVVAATDGPMPQTREHILLARQVGVPAMVVALNKVDAVDDPELLELVELEVRELLSAYEFPGDDIPVVKVSALKALDGDETWEKTIIELMDAVDSYIPTPARDIDKPFLMPVEDIFTIQGRGTVATGRVERGKVKVNEAVEIVGIRPTTKTVVTGVEMFKKLLDEGTAGDNVGLLLRGVERKDIERGQVVSKPGSITPHTKFKAEAYVLTKEEGGRHTPFFTGYRPQFYFRTTDVTGVAHLPEGVEMVMPGDNIQMDIELIAPIAMEKGLRFAIREGGRTVGAGTVAEVVE
- the rpsJ gene encoding 30S ribosomal protein S10, which codes for MLNEKIRIRLKAYDHRVLDQSTTEIVETAKRTGARVAGPIPLPTVKNKWTVLRSPHVDKKSREQFEIRTHKRLMDILDPTPQTVDALMKLDLPAGVDVEIKAFGKS
- the rplC gene encoding 50S ribosomal protein L3, with product MNGIIGKKIGMTQIFAADGAVTPVTVIKAGPCIVVQKKSAGGKDGYDAVQIGLVEDRPVKLKNVTKPMRGHFEKTGGGMPPTRILKEFRVEASDDSTNVGDKILVDQFADGDVVDVVGKSKGRGFAGTIKRHNFNRGPESHGSMNVRAPGSIGQSAYPSRVIKGMRSSGHMGDARITTKGLTVARVDAENNLLMIRGAVPGANGSVVIVKKATKGKR